The proteins below come from a single Pichia kudriavzevii chromosome 2, complete sequence genomic window:
- a CDS encoding uncharacterized protein (PKUD0B08270; similar to Saccharomyces cerevisiae YOL084W (PHM7); ancestral locus Anc_3.119), producing MADHQTGSSTSAFVSSLIFNLIIFAIFIAVFIFLKNRKYDVYSPRSINRLLPDHLKAPPLSNSAFGWLPDLLSKPSSFIIQQAGIDGYFFLRYMWLWAKIGFISGLIIWPILFSVNATGGGHKTGFDIISYSNNIHKWRVFANLFCSWFFFGFVVYTIYSELVYYTGFRHNLECTPFYKSLPSSKVLLIDNVPEEILNDSSLRQLFPAVKRIAITRNTKEASEIYEKRTKLVGKLEGAFVKVMSKCVKIKYKLDKKAAKGKDVEYPTPSYKVESYIKEKKLPTYRYKPIIGEKKHVFNEGIEELKEFNDSLDAYQEKVLSGLNELEKVGSVFLEFPTSLELQRAYQAIDSSDKFKRSRKFQSFFPKEVIWNNVGTGFTVRKSKKTGAVTFLTAMIIFWAIPVAVVGCISNINYLTEKVPFLRFINNMPSVLMGIITGILPSVLLSILMSLVPPIIKWMGKIGGCMTEQQLDQWTQQWYFAFQVIQVFLVTTCTSAASSVVTSIIDNPSSAMQLLANNLPPASNFYISYLLLQGLSVSSGILAQVVGLVLSYVIGRILDTTPRQKWNREVSLSAPSWGTMYATFGLFTVIMLCYAIIAPIIIAFTSIAFILIVIAQMYTFIYVSGHATDNRGRNYPLALFETFVGIYLGELSLVALFVMQKNWACVVLEAVWVALTVAAHLYFRYLFEPVLDTVPIGAIEGYYPVEDMGRKQVKEVGEKFFVEDTLNVDPFPEAEPNTIPVDKMDDSSTDSYNGAKASLRGATLENKGTNSSLQDESTMIADVPPYNTKRYDNKKTSEPLPEQDAANVKNTIEEYLDGGYQHGWRDTINKFIHPKRYVSYSNFENDMPAFWSMPISKVLVDDVVYEPPEIRDRKRAGLWIAKDELGLSENLIDLCAQNGVLCTNADAIMSEKGKVELAEDSYPPDYEPTILY from the coding sequence ATGGCCGATCACCAAACAGGTTCATCAACGTCGGCCTTTGTGTCATCGCTTATATTTAACTTGATTATCTTTGCAATATTTATTGCagttttcatctttttaaaaaacagaaaatacGATGTTTACAGCCCACGATCAATCAATCGCCTATTGCCTGATCATTTGAAGGCCCCACCACTTTCAAACTCGGCATTTGGGTGGCTACCAGACCTTCTCTCCAAACCCTCTAGTTTTATCATTCAGCAAGCAGGCATTGATggctatttttttcttagaTACATGTGGTTGTGGGCGAAAATCGGCTTTATTTCCGGGTTGATTATTTGGcctattttgttttctgttAATGCTACAGGTGGAGGCCACAAAACCGGATTCGATATAATTTCCTACTCTAACAATATCCATAAATGGAGAGTTTTTGCCAACTTGTTTTGTTCCTGgttcttctttggatttgttGTTTACACGATTTATTCGGAGTTGGTCTATTACACTGGATTCAGACACAACCTCGAATGTACACCTTTCTACAAGAGTTTGCCAAGCAGCaaggtgttgttgattGATAATGTCCCTGAAGAAATCCTCAACGATAGTTCATTACGCCAGCTTTTTCCAGCAGTGAAAAGGATTGCAATCACCCGTAACACCAAGGAAGCTAGTGAGATTTACGAAAAGAGAACTAAACTAGTCGGCAAACTTGAAGGAGCATTCGTTAAAGTTATGAGTAAATGtgtcaaaatcaaatacaagTTGGATAAAAAAGCAGCAAAAGGGAAGGATGTTGAATACCCAACACCGTCATATAAAGTTGAAAGTTatatcaaggaaaaaaaactaccAACTTATAGATACAAGCCAATTATTGGTGAGAAGAAACACGTTTTCAATGAAGGTATTGAAGAACTAAAGGAGTTCAACGATTCACTGGATGCTTACCAAGAAAAAGTTCTCTCTGGTTTGAACGAGCTGGAAAAAGTCGGTAGTGTTTTCTTAGAGTTTCCAACTTCTTTAGAATTGCAAAGGGCATACCAAGCTATCGATAGCTCTGATAAATTTAAAAGATCCAGAAAATTTCAGAGTTTCTTCCCCAAAGAGGTTATCTGGAACAATGTAGGAACAGGCTTTACCGTTAGaaagtcaaagaaaacaggTGCTGTGACATTTTTGACTGCTATGATTATATTCTGGGCAATACCTGTTGCAGTTGTTGGTTGTATCTCAAACATTAATTACTTGACAGAGAAGGTCCCATTCTTGAGgttcatcaataatatgCCTTCCGTTTTGATGGGTATAATCACCGGTATCTTACCATCTGTTTTATTATCTATTTTGATGTCCTTGGTTCCTCCTATTATCAAATGGATGGGTAAAATTGGTGGTTGCATGACTGAACAGCAATTGGATCAGTGGACTCAACAATGGTACTTTGCCTTTCAGGTGATCCAAGTCTTTCTTGTTACTACTTGCACCTCTGCAGCTTCATCAGTTGTTACTTCGATTATTGACAATCCATCTAGTGCAATGCAACTATTGGCTAACAACTTACCACCGGCTTCCAACTTCTATATCTCATATTTGCTACTCCAAGGTTTGTCAGTTTCTTCTGGTATTCTAGCTCAAGTTGTGGGGCTAGTTCTATCTTACGTGATTGGTCGGATACTTGACACCACTCCAAGACAAAAATGGAACCGGGAGGTATCGTTATCGGCACCTTCTTGGGGAACTATGTATGCTACATTCGGGTTATTCACCGTGATCATGCTATGTTACGCAATCATTGCACCTATTATCATTGCATTTACATCCATTGCATTCATTTTGATTGTGATTGCTCAGATGTATACTTTCATTTATGTCTCTGGCCATGCTACCGACAATAGAGGTAGAAACTATCCACTGGCATTGTTTGAAACCTTTGTTGGTATATACTTGGGTGAGTTATCGCTTGTTGCACTTTTCGTAATGCAAAAGAATTGGGCATGTGTGGTGTTGGAGGCAGTCTGGGTGGCATTGACAGTTGCTGCACATCTATACTTCAGGTACTTGTTCGAACCCGTTTTGGACACGGTTCCAATTGGTGCAATTGAAGGGTACTACCCTGTAGAAGATATGGGTAGAAAGCAAGTCAAAGAGGTTGGAGagaaattttttgttgaagacaCGCTCAATGTGGATCCATTTCCAGAAGCAGAGCCGAATACTATTCCAGTTGATAAAATGGATGACTCAAGCACCGATTCTTATAACGGCGCCAAGGCTAGTCTTCGGGGAGCCacattggaaaataaaggtACCAATTCAAGTCTCCAGGATGAAAGCACCATGATAGCGGATGTGCCTCCATATAATACCAAGAGATATGACAACAAGAAAACCAGTGAACCTCTACCTGAACAAGATGCCGCCAATGTGAAGAACACAATCGAGGAGTATCTAGATGGAGGGTATCAGCATGGTTGGAGGGATACTATCAACAAGTTCATCCATCCTAAACGGTATGTCtcttattcaaattttgaaaatgacatGCCTGCGTTTTGGAGCATGCCTATTTCAAAAGTGCTTGTTGACGATGTTGTATATGAACCACCCGAGATTAGAGACAGGAAAAGAGCTGGTTTATGGATTGCCAAGGATGAGTTAGGCCTCAGCGagaatttgattgatttatGTGCCCAGAACGGAGTTTTATGCACCAACGCCGATGCTATCATGAGCGAAAAGGGTAAAGTTGAGCTTGCCGAAGATTCATATCCGCCAGATTACGAGCCAACAATTCTGTACTAG
- a CDS encoding uncharacterized protein (PKUD0B08290; similar to Saccharomyces cerevisiae YOR196C (LIP5); ancestral locus Anc_8.606): MHTHMSITNKTLRGLFPSSRRFHTLPTLYHGQPQIVTRRRRPTQFSDELNKGPSFEDFISGRAKDMIVDPLEAARKDPNARLPEWLRVPIPKGKSFHKVKKDVRDLKLATVCEEAKCPNIGECWGGKKSEATATIMLMGNTCTRGCRFCSVQTNRNPGPLDPHEPSNTAEAISRWELGYVVLTTVDRDDLPDGGSAHLAETVRLIKEKAPKTLVEVLSGDFRGDLEHVQTLANSPLDVFAHNIETVEALTPHVRDRRATYRQSLSVLENAKLNNDHILTKTSIMLGFGESDEQVLQTLKELREIKVDVVTFGQYMRPTKRHMKVVEYVKPEKFDYWRDVALDLGFLYCASGPLVRSSYKAGEAYIENVIRKRKRNVGVDREIEIGDEKFVSKKLLDEVKA; the protein is encoded by the coding sequence ATGCATACACACATGTCCATCACCAACAAGACTCTTAGGGGCCTGTTCCCCTCTAGCAGACGGTTCCACACGTTACCAACATTATATCATGGACAACCACAAATAGTTACACGTCGAAGAAGGCCTACTCAGTTTTCCGACGAACTCAACAAAGGCCCATCGTTTGAGGACTTCATCAGCGGACGTGCCAAGGATATGATTGTTGATCCCCTTGAGGCGGCTCGTAAGGACCCCAATGCGAGATTGCCCGAGTGGTTGAGGGTCCCTATTCCAAAGGGTAAGTCGTTTCACAAGGTCAAAAAGGACGTTAGAGATTTGAAGCTTGCAACTGTCTGTGAGGAGGCAAAGTGTCCGAATATTGGTGAATGTTGGGGGGGTAAAAAATCAGAAGCAACGGCAACCATCATGTTAATGGGTAATACATGCACTAGAGGCTGTAGATTCTGTAGTGTTCAAACAAATAGAAACCCAGGGCCTTTGGATCCGCATGAACCGTCAAACACTGCCGAAGCTATATCCAGGTGGGAGTTGGGGTATGTTGTTCTGACCACTGTTGACAGAGATGACTTGCCGGATGGCGGGTCTGCACATTTGGCCGAGACTGTCAGATTAATAAAGGAGAAGGCCCCAAAGACTCTAGTCGAAGTCTTAAGTGGGGATTTCAGAGGGGATCTGGAACATGTCCAGACGTTGGCAAATTCTCCATTGGATGTCTTTGCCCACAACATTGAGACGGTTGAAGCGTTGACCCCCCATGTCCGTGACAGGAGGGCCACATACAGACAGTCGCTGTCGGTTTTGGAGAACGCCAAGCTAAACAATGATCATATCCTAACGAAAACCTCCATTATGTTGGGTTTTGGCGAAAGCGATGAACAAGTTCTACAAACCCTGAAGGAATTGCGGGAAATCAAGGTCGATGTCGTCACATTTGGCCAGTACATGAGACCTACCAAGAGGCATATGaaagttgttgaatatGTCAAGCCTGAGAAGTTCGACTATTGGAGAGACGTTGCTCTAGATCTAGGCTTCCTCTATTGTGCCTCTGGACCTTTGGTGAGATCGTCTTACAAGGCCGGCGAGGCATATATCGAAAATGTTAttagaaagagaaagagaaatgTTGGTGTTGACAGGGAGATTGAAATTGGTGACGAAAAGTTTGTTTCGAAAAAGCTTCTGGATGAAGTGAAGGCTTGA
- a CDS encoding uncharacterized protein (PKUD0B08280; similar to Saccharomyces cerevisiae YOR198C (BFR1); ancestral locus Anc_8.609), whose protein sequence is MSVEIPVIEAPKPRKFIKKPDVEQKNKQIKELDTQIKKIEAQVTLLSSQIETTVTPKVDTEKRQELTAELRKIINSQNDIKKKRESINQQIRLLDQSIKKKVGEITSKTSKYNFKTTEDIDKRIRKIESDIESGNLMLVEEKKALKEMSSLNKLKKDFAGIEQIQKSIDSDKAKIAELKASLSTVSNKEAQAKFEEITNQLNELTEKNKGIQAKRDELFGKRRVLQNEKYELLKQIRKIRDDFDAKFKKFKADMDNERKKREEEEKAYRLYIERNDLMDEIKEIESSASTASNELVDQIKAAIVALDPEFKFDDETSALDALESTTTSSQPAKSVEAPQLDESLVIKKEEVAFVSGSTKGKKSKKNNNKKQNKIVDPSVITKLTYVGATIPASKDEYPKVIDELKAKLETAKKEQGEAAEKAKAEAAEKITKIKEQISGLEKEILQELEKEKERQAAKRENASKETEEAEKVEEA, encoded by the coding sequence atgtcTGTTGAAATTCCAGTTATTGAAGCTCCAAAGCCAAGAAAATTTATCAAGAAGCCTGATGTTGAACAAAAGAACAAGCAAATCAAGGAATTAGATACTCAAATTAAGAAGATCGAAGCTCAAGTTACTTTACTTTCCTCCCAAATTGAGACCACTGTTACTCCTAAGGTTGACACTGAAAAGCGTCAAGAACTAACTGCCGAATTGAGAAAGATCATCAACTCTCAAAATGacatcaagaagaagagagaaTCCATCAACCAACAAATCAGATTACTTGACCAATCCATTAAGAAGAAGGTTGGTGAAATCACTTCAAAGACTTCCAAGTATAATTTTAAGACCACCGAAGACATTGACAAGAGGATCAGAAAGATTGAGTCAGATATTGAGAGTGGTAATCTGATGCTTGTGGAAGAGAAGAAAGCATTGAAGGAAATgtcttctttgaataagTTAAAGAAGGATTTTGCAGGTATCgaacaaatccaaaaatcCATCGATTCTGACAAGGCAAAGATTGCAGAATTGAAGGCTTCTCTTTCCACCGTTTCCAACAAGGAGGCTCAAGCtaagtttgaagaaatcaccAACCAGTTGAACGAGTTGACCGAGAAGAATAAGGGTATTCAAGCGAAGAGAGATGAATTATTTGGTAAGAGAAGAGTTTTGCAAAATGAGAAATACGAATTACTCAAgcaaataagaaaaatcaGAGATGACTTTGACGCAAAGTTCAAGAAGTTCAAGGCAGACATGGACAAcgaaagaaagaaaagagaagaagaggaaaaggcGTACAGATTGTACATTGAAAGAAACGATCTTATGgatgaaattaaagaaatcGAGTCGTCTGCTTCAACTGCTTCCAACGAGTTGGTTGACCAAATCAAGGCAGCAATTGTTGCATTGGATCCCgaattcaagtttgatgatgaaactaGTGCTTTGGATGCATTAGAGTCAACCACTACTTCTTCCCAACCTGCGAAGTCAGTCGAGGCACCTCAACTCGACGAGTCTCTGGTCAttaagaaagaagaagttgcatTTGTATCTGGTTCTACTAAGGGCAAGAAGAGtaagaaaaacaacaacaagaaacaaaacaagaTTGTTGATCCTTCTGTCATTACCAAATTGACATATGTTGGTGCAACCATTCCTGCATCTAAGGACGAATATCCAAAGGTTATTGACGAGCTTAAGGCCAAATTAGAAACTGCAAAGAAGGAACAAGGAGAGGCAGCAGAGAAAGCCAAGGCTGAAGCAGCAGAAAAGATCACAAAGATTAAGGAACAAATTTCTGGCTTAGAGAAGGAGATCCTCCAAGAActagaaaaagagaaggaaagaCAAGCagcaaagagagaaaatgCATCCAAGGAGACCGAAGAAGCTGAAAAAGTCGAAGAAGCTTAA
- a CDS encoding uncharacterized protein (PKUD0B08260; similar to Saccharomyces cerevisiae YBR011C (IPP1); ancestral locus Anc_3.191), whose translation MTYTTRQVGAANTLDYKVYLEKDGKPISPFHDIPLYADESKKILNMVVEVPRWTNAKLEITKEEPLNPIIQDTKKGKLRFVRNCFPHKGYIHNYGAFPQTWEDPNVVNPETNAAGDNDPLDVCEIGETVAYPGEVKQVKVLGVMALLDEGETDWKIIAIDVNDPLASKLEDIEDVEKHLPGLLRATNEWFRIYKIPDGKPENVFAFNGECKNRKYAEEVIAECNESWKKLIAGNVADSKGVVLTNTTLTGTSSYEPSIQVPAANPLPPAPIDKSVDKWFYISGSA comes from the coding sequence ATGACCTACACTACCAGACAAGTTGGTGCAGCAAACACCTTGGACTACAAGGTTTACCTTGAGAAGGATGGCAAGCCAATCTCTCCATTCCATGACATTCCATTATACGCAGATGAATCAAAGAAGATCTTGAACATGGTTGTTGAGGTTCCAAGATGGACTAATGCTAAGTTGGAAATCACCAAGGAAGAGCCTTTGAACCCAATTATCCAAGATACCAAGAAGGGCAAGCTAAGATTTGTCAGAAACTGTTTCCCACACAAGGGTTACATCCACAACTATGGTGCTTTCCCACAAACCTGGGAAGATCCAAATGTCGTCAACCCAGAAACCAATGCAGCTGGTGACAACGATCCTTTAGATGTCTGTGAAATTGGTGAAACTGTCGCATACCCAGGTGAAGTTAAGCAAGTTAAGGTTTTGGGTGTTATGGCTCTGCTGGATGAAGGTGAAACTGACTGGAAGATCATTGCAATTGACGTCAATGATCCATTAGCATCCAAGTTAGAAGacattgaagatgttgaaaagcACTTACCAGGTCTTTTAAGAGCAACCAACGAATGGTTCAGAATTTACAAGATTCCAGATGGTAAGCCAGAAAATGTTTTCGCATTTAATGGTGAATGTAAGAACAGAAAGTATGCAGAAGAAGTCATTGCTGAATGTAACGAATcttggaagaaattgattgcAGGTAACGTTGCAGATAGCAAGGGCGTTGTTTTAACCAACACTACCTTAACTGGAACTTCCTCTTACGAACCATCCATTCAAGTTCCTGCAGCAAACCCATTGCCACCTGCACCAATTGATAAGTCTGTTGACAAGTGGTTCTACATTTCTGGTTCTGCTTAA